The region ATCAGACCGGACCGACGCGGGAAGGGCTGAACCCGCGGCAGTCCACAATCCCGAGGCTGAACGCCTCCGGGCCTTGCTTGAGCCCGCGGTTTTGGCGAACCGGCTCTACCTGGAGGATGTTGCCATCAACATCGCAGGCTCCAACCGCGTGGTCAACGTGGTGGTGGACCTGCCGCAGGAAGAAACCGGCGGGGTCAGCCTTGATGTCATCGCAGACATCTCCAAGGAGCTCTCCGACATCCTGGACGGCGATCCCAGCACCGACAGCCGTCCGTACGACCTTGAAGTCTCCTCGCCCGGCGTGGGCCGCCCCCTGACCGAGCCGCGGCACTGGCACCGCGCCCGTGGACGCATGGTGAGCGTCAAGGTCATCCAGGGCGAGAACGTCACCGGACGGATCCAGTCCGTGGACGAATCCGGAGTGACCCTCGTCCCCGAAATTGCAGTGAAAAAAGGCATGAAGCCGAAACAGGGCGACCCCGTAAAACTTCCTTTCGACAAGATCCGCAGCGGAAAAGTCGAAATTGAGTTCAGCCACCTCGACGAGGCCGGTCTGGAAAATGAACACAATGGACCTTCTGAGGAGGCCTGATGGATATTGACATGAGCGCACTGAGACTCCTGGAGCGTGAGCGCGAAATCCCGCTGGATCTCCTCATCCCCACGATCGAGCAGGCGCTGCTGGTTGCCTACCACAAGTCGCCGGGAGCCTTCGAGAAGGCCCGCGCCGAGCTGGACCGCAAGAGCGGCCACGTGACCATCTGGGCCACCGAAATCGACGACGACGGTGCACCCATCGGCGAGTTCGAGGACACCCCCGCCGGTTTCGGCCGCATCGCAGCCAGCACCGCCCGCCAGATCATCCTCCAGCGCCTGCGCGACGTCGAGGATGACAACGTCCTGGGCGAGTTCAAGGGCCGCGAGGGCGAACTCGTTGCCGGCCTGATCCAGCAGGGCAACAACCCCCACATGATCCAGGTCAACCTCGGCACGGTGGAGGCGCTGCTTCCGCCGCCCGAGCAGGTGCCGGGGGAGAAGTACGTCCACGGGAACCGTCTGCGCGCGTTTGTGATTGACGTGCACCGCGGCACCAAGGGTCCGTCCATCACGCTGTCCCGGTCGCACCCGGGCCTCGTGCGGAAGCTCTTCGAGCTGGAGGTA is a window of Arthrobacter sp. KBS0703 DNA encoding:
- the nusA gene encoding transcription termination factor NusA, encoding MDIDMSALRLLEREREIPLDLLIPTIEQALLVAYHKSPGAFEKARAELDRKSGHVTIWATEIDDDGAPIGEFEDTPAGFGRIAASTARQIILQRLRDVEDDNVLGEFKGREGELVAGLIQQGNNPHMIQVNLGTVEALLPPPEQVPGEKYVHGNRLRAFVIDVHRGTKGPSITLSRSHPGLVRKLFELEVPEIADHSVEIVALAREAGHRTKIAVKANTPGINAKGACIGEMGSRVRAVMTELNDEKIDIVDFSEDPATFIASALSPSRVNSVTITDEATRSARVVVPDYQLSLAIGKEGQNARLAAKLTGWRIDIVSDAAAPRG
- the rimP gene encoding ribosome maturation factor RimP; amino-acid sequence: MSNAEATASSDRTDAGRAEPAAVHNPEAERLRALLEPAVLANRLYLEDVAINIAGSNRVVNVVVDLPQEETGGVSLDVIADISKELSDILDGDPSTDSRPYDLEVSSPGVGRPLTEPRHWHRARGRMVSVKVIQGENVTGRIQSVDESGVTLVPEIAVKKGMKPKQGDPVKLPFDKIRSGKVEIEFSHLDEAGLENEHNGPSEEA